In Syntrophomonadaceae bacterium, one DNA window encodes the following:
- a CDS encoding AbrB/MazE/SpoVT family DNA-binding domain-containing protein yields the protein MTLKATGVVRRIDDLGRVVIPKEVRRTLRIREGDPLEIFVDRDGEVILKRYAPVTSLEDNAKEYAVSLYENLGQPVAIADTREIIALAGLPKKEKGKELNPAIEEAAAKGEPSILSDVQLLSEGGPVFAQVAVAPVLKGEERVGTIVVAAKDNLKEEVLKAIEVAGRFLGKRMLQ from the coding sequence ATTACATTGAAAGCTACGGGAGTTGTCAGAAGGATAGACGACCTGGGCCGGGTGGTAATTCCGAAAGAAGTGCGCAGAACCCTCAGGATTCGCGAGGGGGACCCTTTAGAGATTTTTGTCGACCGCGATGGTGAAGTGATCCTGAAACGATATGCTCCTGTTACCTCCCTGGAAGATAATGCTAAGGAATATGCAGTTTCCCTGTATGAGAATTTGGGACAGCCGGTGGCGATTGCCGACACCAGGGAAATTATCGCCTTGGCCGGTCTGCCCAAAAAAGAAAAAGGTAAAGAGCTTAACCCTGCCATCGAAGAAGCTGCTGCCAAGGGAGAGCCCTCAATTTTAAGCGATGTACAGCTTTTAAGCGAAGGAGGGCCGGTTTTCGCTCAGGTTGCCGTTGCACCGGTCTTGAAGGGAGAAGAACGGGTAGGCACGATTGTCGTTGCCGCAAAGGATAACTTGAAGGAAGAAGTTTTAAAGGCTATTGAGGTAGCCGGAAGGTTTTTGGGCAAGAGAATGCTGCAGTAG